The genomic segment AGGCGCGCGGGCTCAGGTGCGGGCGGCCCACCACTCCCGCAGGCGGCGTTCGGCCTCGGCCTCGCCGACGACGCCCTCGTCCAGCCGCAGGTCGAGGAGGAACCGGTACGCCTCGCCGACCTCGCGCCCGGGCTTGAGGCCGAGCACCTCCTGGATGCGGTTGCCGTCGAGCTCGGGACGCATCGCGTCGAGCTCCTCCTGCGCGGCGAGCTCGTCGATGCGGCGCTCGATGTCGTCGTACGCGCGGGCGAGCCGCGTGGCCTTGCGGACGTTGCGCGTGGTGACGTCGGCCCGCGTCAGGATGTGAAGCCGCTCGAGCTCGGCGTCGGCATCGCGCACGTAGCGGCGCACGGCCGCGTCGGTCCACGCGCCCTCGGAGTAGCCGAAGAAGCGCAGATGCAGCTCGATCAAGCGCGTCACGGTGGCGATGGTCGCCGAGTCGAAGCGCAGCGCCTGCAGCCGCTTGCGCGCCAGCCGCGCGCCCTTGATGTCGTGGTGGTAGAACGTCACCCCGCCGCCGGGCTCGAGGCGCCGCGTGGCGGGCTTGCCGATGTCGTGGAGCAGCGCCGCCAGCCGGAGGGAGACGTCGGGGGCGGCATCCGGATTCCGTCGCTTCTCGAGATCGATGGCCTGCCGCAGCACGGTGAGCGAGTGCTCGTAGACGTCCTTGTGGTGGTGGTGCTCGTCGACCTCCAGCTGCAGCGCGGGGATCTCGGGGAGGAACTCGTCCATCAGCCCCGTCCGCACGAGCAGGCGGATGCCCTGCACCGGATCGTCGGTCGCCAGCAGGCGCGAGAGCTCTCCCTGCACGCGCTCGGGGCTCACGATCGCGAGCGTCTCGCGCAGCTCGGCCATCGCGGCCTCGGTCGCGGGGTCGACCTCGAAGCCCAGCTGCGAGGCGAACCGCGCAGCGCGCAGCATGCGCAACGGGTCGTCGCCGAAGCTCACCGCCGGGTCGGTCGGCGTGCGCAGGACCCCGCGGACGAGATCCTCCACCGCGCCCGTCGGGTCGACGAGGGTCTGGGAGGGCACCCGGAGCGCCATCGCGTTCACCGTGAAGTCGCGGCGCGCGAGGTCG from the Microbacterium atlanticum genome contains:
- a CDS encoding CCA tRNA nucleotidyltransferase; the protein is MLNMAEGIARLGALAESPVVAALARAFSAAGFDLAIVGGPVRDALLGKATNDLDFTTDARPDDILRVVTPISTAQWDIGRAFGTIGARVRGEQVEITTYRADSYDGVTRKPTVQFGDTIEGDLARRDFTVNAMALRVPSQTLVDPTGAVEDLVRGVLRTPTDPAVSFGDDPLRMLRAARFASQLGFEVDPATEAAMAELRETLAIVSPERVQGELSRLLATDDPVQGIRLLVRTGLMDEFLPEIPALQLEVDEHHHHKDVYEHSLTVLRQAIDLEKRRNPDAAPDVSLRLAALLHDIGKPATRRLEPGGGVTFYHHDIKGARLARKRLQALRFDSATIATVTRLIELHLRFFGYSEGAWTDAAVRRYVRDADAELERLHILTRADVTTRNVRKATRLARAYDDIERRIDELAAQEELDAMRPELDGNRIQEVLGLKPGREVGEAYRFLLDLRLDEGVVGEAEAERRLREWWAART